From a region of the Malania oleifera isolate guangnan ecotype guangnan chromosome 12, ASM2987363v1, whole genome shotgun sequence genome:
- the LOC131143765 gene encoding uncharacterized protein LOC131143765 yields MDGVKKVITKLVPDIDTQIRAINQLLLYRDRQETFGTPLAQRAVKQTNPAEWWIHYGLCAPELQRIAIRVLSQTTSASNCERNWSTFSLIHTKTRNRLKYMRLQKLVFVHYNMRLKLRRTMRRSQREIEEGFNPINLDYIFEEDDPLSQWLEERETPLLDGQDNSNWLNEEVGGTTEGGDQPPINAHDDSGSSPERTQSDDNLGLSPPSDDDGNSGAGAGVGGGWQWWWWRRRCRI; encoded by the exons atggatggagttaaaaaagtgataaccaagttggtacccgatatagatactcaaattcgggctattaatcaa ttgttgctatatcgagataggcaggagacttttggaaccccgttggctcaaagggcagtgaaacaaacaaatcctg ctgaatggtggattcattatggcttgtgtgctcctgagctccaaagaatagcaattagagttcttagccagaccacatcagcttcgaactgtgagcgtaattggagcacctttagcctcatccatacgaaaacaagaaatagattaaagtacatgagactacaaaaacttgttttcgtacattacaacatgaggttaaagttaagacgtacaatgagaagaagccaacgagaaattgaagagggtttcaatcctatcaatttggactacattttcgaagaagatgatcctttaagtcaatggttagaggagagagagacaccactactcgacggtcaggacaattcaaattggttaaatgaagaggttggtggtactacagaaggaggtgatcaaccaccaataaacgctcATGATGATTCAggttcaagccctgaacgtacacaaagtgatgacaatcttggtttgagcccaccaagtgatgatgatggtaatagtggtgctggagctggggttgggggggggtggcagtggtggtggtggaggcggcggtgtagaatataa